DNA from Kitasatospora herbaricolor:
CCCGCACGGGCTGCCGTAGGTGGCGTTCATGTAGCTCAGGCCCCACTTGATCTGGGTGGCGGGGTTGGTCCGCCAGTCCGCGCCGGCCGCGGCCATCTTGGAGCCGGGCAGGGCCTGCACCAGGCCGTACGCGCCGGAGCTGGGGTTGGTGGCCGTCACCTTCCAGTTGCTCTCGCGCTCGATGATGTCGGTGAAGCACCGGAGCTGTCCGGCGGGCACGATCTGCGCGGCGATCTGCTGCGGGGTGCCGGTGAACGCGGAGGTGCTGTTCACTGCGGATCGCTGCTGCGAGCGGGAGGCCGCCGCGGCGGCGTCCGCCCTGGCCTTGGCGTCGGCCTGGGCCTTGGCCTGTTCCTGGGCCTGTGCCTGGGCGGCGGCCGCGTCGGCCTGGGCCCTGGCCTCCGCGTCGGCCTGCGCCCGGGCCGCTGCGGCCTCGGCCTCGGCCTTCAGCTTCGCGGCGGCGTCCGCCGCCTGGGCCGCGTCGGCCTGCGCCTGCGGCTCCTCCGCGGTGGGTGTCGCGGGGAGCCCGTCGACGGAGGCGGTGGTCACGGTGGTCGCGGCCTCGGCGGTGCCGCCGTCCTGGGGGAGGGCGAGCGAGAGGGTGGCGGCCCCCGCCAGTGCGATGGTGGTCACACCGGTGATCAGGGAGTTGCGGCGGGCATGGCTGAGCTGCATGAGGCGGTCGTCCTCTTCCGTCGGGCGTGGGACCGCGCCGGAGCGCGGGGCGGCCGGGCCCGCTCGGGGGAGAGGGCCCGGCGCCGCTCCGCGGGACGGCGGTGACACCCCGGCTGTGGGACGGGGCGGGCAGGTGGCGCGGCGGTGGGACGCCTCGCGGCCTGGCGGCCTGCACATTCTTCGCAGAGCCCCGAGCGGTGAGCAAAAGGCCCGGCTACTACGGCCGGTAGTGGACGCGGCGGTACCCGGCCGTAGCCGGGTGCGACGATCGCGGTTACCCGGAGTAGGGGATTCGGGCGCCGGGAGGCTGCGGCCGCGGCCGCGTCCAGGGTCGGAAGTCACCTGGTGGCCCGCGCTCCGGCCCGGGGCCACCCCGCGGCCCCCGCCCCCGGCCGGCGGGCCGAGGCGCGAGGGCGGGGCGCGCCCGGCGCCCGTCGACGATCGGCGGTAGTAGTGCTGCGGGAGCCTGTGTCCGGCCTCACAACGGGAGCCCGCCGGGGCGCCGCGTCGTCACCGTCCGCTCACGTCGGGTGGTGCCGCCCGCCGGGGCAGCTGCTACGGCGCGGACCGGTAGGGGTCGGCCTCGGTCCCGCCCCGGTACGGGTTCCCCACCTGCGGGGGCTCGGCGTACGGGTTCTCGGGGCAGGCGCTCGCGAAGGCCGGGCCGCCGCCGTGCGGGGTGCCGCCCCGGGCGCCGCCCGGGTGCTCCCCGGACTCCTGCGCAGCCGGGTCCTGCTCGCCGTCCTGGTCCTCCTCGACCGGGACGAGGTCCCGGGCCAGCAGGGTCGCGCCCGCGACCGCGCCCGGCATCGCCAGCACGGTCAGCAGCGGGACCAGGAACAGCAGGATCAGCGGCACGCCGAACCCGAGCGCCAGCGGGAGCCGGCGGCGCAGCAGCCGGATCCGCTCGGCCTGCGGCACCCCGCGCCGCTGCAGGGCCACCGCGGACAGCTCGACGACCAGGAAGAAGCCGGAGACGCAGAAGCCCGCGACGGGCACCACGGTCTGGCCGACCACCGGGATGAACCCGCAGGCG
Protein-coding regions in this window:
- a CDS encoding lytic transglycosylase domain-containing protein; the encoded protein is MQLSHARRNSLITGVTTIALAGAATLSLALPQDGGTAEAATTVTTASVDGLPATPTAEEPQAQADAAQAADAAAKLKAEAEAAAARAQADAEARAQADAAAAQAQAQEQAKAQADAKARADAAAAASRSQQRSAVNSTSAFTGTPQQIAAQIVPAGQLRCFTDIIERESNWKVTATNPSSGAYGLVQALPGSKMAAAGADWRTNPATQIKWGLSYMNATYGSPCGAWRFWQVHHAY
- a CDS encoding EI24 domain-containing protein — its product is MRDLVAGMGYLAKGQKWVARHGRWWGFGMIPALITLVGYIVALVLLSTRADDLAAWATPFADGWGSPWQGLLRGALAAVTFGGGLLIALITFTAVTLLVGQPFYESLCEKVDETEGGAPAKPEIPLWRELLISARDSLYVLVRVLAFGILLFACGFIPVVGQTVVPVAGFCVSGFFLVVELSAVALQRRGVPQAERIRLLRRRLPLALGFGVPLILLFLVPLLTVLAMPGAVAGATLLARDLVPVEEDQDGEQDPAAQESGEHPGGARGGTPHGGGPAFASACPENPYAEPPQVGNPYRGGTEADPYRSAP